The following are encoded in a window of Flavobacterium sp. WC2421 genomic DNA:
- a CDS encoding YaiO family outer membrane beta-barrel protein, with product MITKKIAKLTFVLCFTMIFQMYGQEEKYNGNPDTSFETARNMAFNKQRKQAQDTLSHILTKYPDYHDIRSFLATTYSWDGDYKKARKEFAYVLEKDPQNKSTWIAAIKNEIWGDKPYTALEMTTEALKNFPDDAEILYLKASAEEKTNKPLEALNTLESLLNKNPEDPKAKEYKASLSTTLRKNTIGIKAEVDIYSEVFDPMQYYTLNYSRQTKYGSIIGKLNFNRRFNENGTQIEFDLYPKITKGLYAYLNIGFANTFLFPDLRYGAELYKSLPKSLEVSLGFRSLKYTTTTNIYTGSVGWYTGNSYLSFRPYFTPGDNGTSTSGTFTYRKYRSDADNYLGFSFGMGFSPEINQFNFSGNETAIVDLKSQKLNLSYNFTSKNKQNAWGTQFGVAHQEISFDQGNYFWIYSLAVSWDLRFR from the coding sequence ATGATTACAAAAAAAATAGCCAAACTAACATTTGTACTTTGTTTTACAATGATTTTTCAAATGTATGGGCAAGAAGAGAAATACAATGGCAATCCAGATACTTCTTTTGAAACTGCTCGTAATATGGCTTTCAATAAGCAACGCAAGCAGGCACAAGATACTTTGTCCCATATTTTAACTAAATATCCAGATTATCATGATATTCGTTCTTTCTTAGCCACAACCTATTCTTGGGATGGTGATTATAAAAAAGCGAGAAAGGAATTTGCCTATGTTTTAGAGAAAGATCCACAAAATAAAAGTACATGGATTGCTGCAATTAAAAATGAAATATGGGGAGACAAACCCTATACTGCTTTAGAAATGACAACCGAAGCATTGAAAAACTTCCCTGATGATGCCGAAATATTATACCTAAAAGCGAGTGCCGAAGAAAAAACAAATAAACCATTAGAAGCATTAAATACTTTAGAATCACTATTAAACAAGAATCCTGAAGATCCAAAAGCAAAAGAGTACAAAGCCAGTTTAAGCACAACCCTAAGAAAAAATACAATTGGAATCAAAGCTGAAGTCGATATCTATTCGGAAGTTTTTGATCCGATGCAGTATTATACTTTAAATTACAGTCGCCAAACTAAGTACGGTAGTATTATAGGAAAACTAAATTTCAATAGAAGATTCAATGAAAACGGAACTCAAATTGAATTTGATCTATATCCAAAAATTACCAAAGGATTATATGCTTATTTAAATATAGGTTTTGCAAATACGTTTCTTTTTCCTGATTTACGATATGGAGCCGAATTGTATAAATCATTGCCAAAAAGTCTTGAAGTTTCTCTTGGATTCCGCTCTTTAAAATATACAACTACCACTAACATTTATACGGGCTCCGTAGGTTGGTATACTGGGAATAGTTATTTGTCTTTTCGCCCGTATTTTACTCCGGGTGATAATGGAACCAGTACATCAGGGACTTTTACGTATCGAAAATACCGTTCTGATGCTGACAATTACCTCGGCTTCTCTTTTGGAATGGGATTTTCCCCAGAAATAAATCAATTTAATTTTAGTGGAAATGAAACAGCTATTGTAGATCTTAAATCTCAAAAATTAAATTTAAGCTATAATTTTACTTCTAAAAACAAACAAAATGCTTGGGGAACTCAGTTTGGTGTCGCACATCAAGAAATTAGTTTTGATCAAGGAAATTATTTCTGGATCTATTCACTAGCAGTTTCATGGGATTTAAGGTTTAGATAA
- a CDS encoding DEAD/DEAH box helicase has protein sequence MTTFEQLNLPKSVQKAIDDLGFTSPTPIQEKTFSVIMSGRDMMGIAQTGTGKTFAYLLPLLKLYKFIPGHTPKIVILVPTRELVVQVAEEVEKLTKYMSVRTVGIFGGVNINTQKTTIYQGCDILVGTPGRIMDLTLDNVIRFEEMQKLVIDEFDEMLNLGFRTQLTAILAMMPKKRQNILFSATMTDEVDAILNDYFDYPEEVTLSASGTPLENITQITYNAPNFNTKINLLKHLLQENEDMSRVLVFVNNKKISDMVHERIEEDFEGQFGVIHSNKSQNYRLSTMASFQEGNLRGLITTDIMARGLDISNITHVINFEMPEMPELYMHRIGRTGRADKTGIAISFVAPREEEFKVEVEVLMNMELNAEEFPETVEVSSKLIEPEKDRQPIKFLMKKKKLEGDGAFQEKSKKNKKVNLGGPGVTKKKTHGSVNRNMLKTRDKKRKDKNK, from the coding sequence ATGACCACTTTCGAGCAATTAAATCTACCCAAATCTGTCCAAAAAGCAATAGATGATTTAGGTTTTACATCCCCAACTCCTATTCAGGAAAAAACTTTTTCCGTGATAATGTCAGGTCGTGATATGATGGGAATTGCCCAAACAGGAACTGGTAAGACTTTTGCCTATTTATTACCCTTATTAAAATTATATAAATTTATTCCAGGACATACTCCAAAAATAGTAATCCTTGTCCCTACTCGTGAACTTGTAGTTCAAGTGGCAGAAGAAGTAGAAAAATTGACCAAATACATGTCAGTTCGTACTGTTGGTATTTTTGGTGGTGTAAATATCAATACCCAAAAAACAACAATTTATCAAGGCTGTGACATCCTAGTAGGAACTCCAGGACGAATCATGGATTTAACACTAGATAATGTGATTCGTTTTGAAGAAATGCAGAAACTAGTTATTGATGAGTTTGATGAGATGTTGAATTTAGGTTTCCGTACGCAGTTGACCGCTATTTTGGCTATGATGCCAAAAAAACGCCAAAACATTCTCTTTTCAGCGACTATGACGGATGAAGTAGATGCTATTTTGAATGATTATTTTGATTATCCTGAAGAAGTTACGCTTTCTGCATCAGGAACTCCATTAGAAAACATTACACAAATAACGTATAATGCACCTAACTTTAACACCAAAATAAATCTATTAAAACACTTGTTACAAGAAAATGAAGACATGAGTCGTGTGCTGGTTTTCGTAAATAACAAGAAAATATCCGATATGGTTCATGAACGTATCGAAGAAGATTTTGAAGGACAATTTGGAGTAATCCACTCTAATAAATCTCAAAACTATCGTTTGAGCACTATGGCTTCGTTCCAAGAAGGAAATCTTCGCGGTCTTATTACAACGGATATTATGGCTAGAGGATTGGATATTTCGAATATTACACACGTAATTAACTTCGAGATGCCTGAGATGCCAGAATTATACATGCATAGAATTGGTAGAACAGGTCGTGCTGATAAAACAGGTATTGCAATTAGTTTTGTTGCACCTCGTGAAGAAGAATTTAAAGTGGAGGTTGAGGTGTTAATGAATATGGAATTAAATGCTGAGGAATTTCCTGAAACAGTTGAAGTTTCATCTAAATTAATTGAACCTGAAAAAGACAGACAGCCGATTAAGTTTTTGATGAAAAAGAAAAAACTAGAAGGTGATGGTGCATTTCAAGAGAAAAGTAAAAAAAACAAGAAAGTCAATTTAGGTGGACCTGGTGTAACCAAGAAAAAAACACATGGATCTGTCAATCGTAATATGCTTAAAACAAGAGATAAAAAACGAAAAGACAAAAACAAATAG
- a CDS encoding lactonase family protein: MKNKVLILFLFSILTAFQAQSQKLNLLIGTYTTSCESKGIYVYNFDTTTADFSFKNVAENSINPSYLTVSKDNNYVYSVNENGPESTVSSYSYIPSSGKLDLINRLSSKGADPCYIINDDKNVIVANYSGGNISVFQKNSDGSLAEAKQVIQHYGQGPNAKRQEGPHVHMVHFSPDHKFVLSNDLGLDKVYSYAYDSNSNGGALKVCDSVAVKAGSGPRHLTFSNDGKFVYLVQELDGSLTTFKYSNGKLKKVAETTILPKGFKGTFGSADIHISPDGKFLYASNRGEANDISIFEIGKNGKLKSKGQTSTLGKGPRNFVIDPTGNYLLVGHQYTNNVVIFKRDQLTGALTDTGKRIELCSPVCLVFTEN; the protein is encoded by the coding sequence ATGAAAAATAAGGTTTTAATTCTTTTTTTATTTTCAATATTAACGGCATTTCAAGCTCAAAGTCAAAAGCTTAATTTACTTATAGGTACGTATACTACCAGTTGTGAAAGCAAGGGGATATATGTTTATAATTTTGATACCACTACAGCTGATTTTAGTTTTAAAAACGTTGCTGAAAACAGTATAAACCCAAGTTATTTGACCGTTTCAAAGGATAATAATTATGTTTATTCAGTAAATGAAAATGGGCCAGAAAGTACGGTTAGTTCTTATAGTTACATTCCATCTAGTGGTAAATTAGATTTAATTAATAGACTAAGTTCAAAAGGAGCTGATCCTTGTTATATTATCAATGACGATAAAAATGTTATTGTTGCTAATTATTCTGGTGGGAACATTTCGGTTTTTCAAAAAAATAGTGATGGAAGTCTTGCCGAAGCTAAACAAGTAATTCAACATTATGGTCAAGGACCAAATGCAAAAAGACAAGAAGGGCCTCATGTTCATATGGTACATTTTTCACCTGATCACAAGTTTGTTTTGTCAAATGATTTAGGTCTTGATAAAGTTTATTCTTATGCATATGATTCCAATTCAAATGGGGGAGCCTTGAAAGTATGCGATAGTGTAGCTGTTAAAGCGGGAAGCGGGCCAAGACATCTAACCTTTAGTAATGACGGTAAATTTGTATATTTAGTACAAGAGTTGGACGGAAGCCTAACAACTTTTAAATATTCAAACGGAAAATTAAAAAAAGTGGCAGAAACTACTATTTTACCTAAAGGTTTTAAAGGAACTTTTGGTTCTGCAGATATTCATATTTCACCTGACGGGAAATTTTTATATGCTTCAAATAGAGGGGAAGCGAATGATATTTCGATATTTGAAATTGGTAAAAACGGAAAGTTAAAGTCAAAAGGACAAACAAGTACTTTGGGTAAAGGACCAAGAAATTTTGTTATTGATCCTACAGGAAATTATCTTTTGGTAGGCCACCAATACACGAACAATGTTGTTATTTTTAAAAGAGATCAACTAACAGGTGCATTAACAGATACAGGAAAAAGAATTGAATTATGTTCTCCAGTTTGTTTAGTGTTTACTGAAAATTAG
- a CDS encoding BatA domain-containing protein encodes MQYKHPEILYFLFLLIVPILVHLFQLRRFKKEYFTNVQFLKALSIQTRKSSKIKKWLLLCCRLLLLASIIIAFAQPFFLAKDNKNASNELYIILDNSFSMQAKGKKGELLKRSVQELLENTPENTRFSLLTNSESYWNTDIKEIQNTLQNLEYSAIPFQLDNLIAKVKSHKSIFKKDIIIITDAVGIDKKQLKGINENENPYFIIPKAEQKNNVAIDSVYISETLENFYEIEVKLSSYGQSEKEVPIAIYNQNKLVAKTLVNFETKQKIVHFTIPKQIFHGYVSITDNGLGYDNVLYFSISKTKKVKALSIGDLQKNTFLSRIFTNEEFDFNATTISSLDYNEIEKQDVIILNELDEIPQALQTTLKSVVEKGANLIVIPSGKSSLSNINPFLNIFGKLQFNSLENFEKRITKINFEHPLFNGVFENKITNFQYPKTNSSFEISGVNSGALYYEDQTSFLTSLPNTNSTVYIFSAPINTENSNFQQSPLIVPTFYKMAVSNHNNGIIALTIGNENPFLVDVLLSKDAVLTVKNKTEQFIPIQQILNNKVKLIFNDYPTQAGNFEIYNQKEALENISFNYNRSESNLENSNENAVTDYKTLDSIATVFDTLQTERTDNQIWKWFAIFALLFMAGEMAIIRFMK; translated from the coding sequence ATGCAGTACAAACATCCCGAAATTTTATACTTTCTTTTCTTACTGATTGTACCAATTTTGGTTCATTTATTTCAATTAAGACGGTTCAAAAAAGAATACTTTACTAATGTTCAGTTCTTAAAAGCTTTATCTATACAAACTAGGAAAAGTTCTAAAATAAAAAAATGGTTGCTCCTTTGCTGTCGTTTACTTCTATTAGCTTCTATTATTATTGCATTTGCTCAGCCCTTTTTTTTAGCCAAAGACAATAAGAATGCTTCAAATGAATTGTATATCATTCTGGATAATTCCTTTAGCATGCAAGCCAAAGGAAAAAAAGGAGAACTCTTGAAACGCTCTGTACAGGAATTACTTGAAAACACACCCGAAAATACCCGTTTTTCTTTGCTCACCAATTCCGAAAGTTATTGGAATACTGATATTAAAGAAATTCAAAATACATTACAAAATCTTGAATATAGCGCTATTCCGTTTCAATTAGACAATTTAATTGCAAAAGTAAAATCACATAAGTCCATTTTCAAAAAAGACATTATCATCATTACTGATGCCGTAGGTATTGATAAAAAACAATTAAAAGGCATTAATGAAAATGAAAATCCGTATTTTATAATTCCAAAAGCAGAACAAAAAAATAACGTAGCAATCGACAGTGTTTATATCAGTGAAACATTAGAAAATTTCTATGAAATTGAAGTAAAACTATCGAGCTACGGACAAAGCGAAAAAGAAGTTCCAATAGCTATTTACAACCAAAACAAATTGGTTGCAAAAACGCTAGTCAATTTTGAAACGAAACAGAAAATAGTTCATTTTACTATTCCAAAACAAATTTTTCACGGTTATGTAAGTATTACTGATAATGGTTTGGGGTATGACAATGTTTTATATTTTAGTATTTCAAAAACTAAAAAAGTAAAAGCACTTAGTATTGGAGACCTTCAAAAAAACACTTTTCTAAGTCGGATTTTCACAAATGAGGAGTTTGATTTCAATGCAACTACAATTTCTTCATTGGATTACAATGAAATAGAGAAACAAGATGTTATCATTTTAAATGAACTAGATGAAATTCCTCAAGCATTACAAACCACATTAAAATCAGTGGTAGAAAAAGGAGCTAATTTAATCGTGATTCCGTCAGGAAAATCATCTTTGAGTAACATCAATCCTTTCCTGAATATTTTTGGAAAACTACAATTCAACTCTTTAGAAAATTTTGAAAAACGAATCACCAAAATTAATTTTGAACACCCTTTATTCAATGGTGTTTTTGAAAATAAAATTACCAATTTTCAATATCCAAAAACGAATAGTTCATTTGAAATTTCAGGAGTAAACTCTGGAGCGCTATATTATGAAGACCAGACTTCATTTTTGACTTCATTACCCAATACTAATTCGACTGTTTATATTTTTTCGGCCCCAATAAATACCGAAAATTCAAATTTCCAACAATCGCCGTTAATTGTCCCTACCTTTTATAAAATGGCAGTAAGTAATCATAACAACGGAATTATTGCATTAACTATTGGGAATGAAAATCCTTTTTTAGTAGATGTATTATTATCTAAAGACGCTGTTTTAACTGTGAAAAATAAAACGGAACAATTCATTCCCATTCAACAAATACTAAATAATAAAGTGAAATTAATTTTTAATGATTATCCCACACAAGCAGGGAATTTTGAAATTTACAACCAAAAAGAAGCGCTAGAAAACATTAGTTTTAACTACAATAGAAGCGAAAGCAACTTAGAAAATAGCAATGAAAATGCAGTAACAGACTATAAAACACTCGATTCAATTGCAACTGTTTTTGACACTTTACAAACAGAGCGAACAGACAATCAAATTTGGAAATGGTTTGCTATCTTTGCACTGTTATTTATGGCTGGCGAAATGGCAATCATACGATTCATGAAATAA